GTGTCGAAGGAGGTCCGACCGACGAAACGGCGGTCGATCGATGGACTGATTTATAAGTACGGCGGCCCGTTTTCGGCGAGCTCCACACGACGGAGACGGCCGCTCGACGCCGGATACCGGTCGTGTGGGTTCGATGTCCGAGGGGGGAAAGTATATCAGTAAACGTGCCCTCCTTCGTAGTGTTAGAGACAGTCTCATGAGTAACGACACGGACACCGACGACGCGTTCCCGACCGAGCACGACCCGGATCCAGACCCGGGATCGGGCTCGGAGCCGGGAGACGACGAGAGCATTCCCCTGGGGGAGGAGCTCGGTAGCGACGTCGAGGTCGAGGCCGAGATCGACGAGGACGCCGAGGACGGGCTGCTCGGCGGGCTCAAGATCGAAACCACGGCGGACATCGAGATCCCCGACCGGCTCGTCGATCAGGTCATCGGGCAGGACCACGCCCGCGACGTGGTGATGAAGGCAGCCAAACAGCGCCGCCACGTCATGATGATCGGGACGCCGGGTACTGGAAAGTCGATGCTGGCGAAGGCGATGAGCCAGCTCCTCCCGAAGGAGGACCTCCAGGACGTACTGGTCTATCACAACCCCGACGACGGGAACGAGCCGAAGGTCCGCACAGTACCGGGAGGAAAGGGCCAGCAGATCATCGAGGCACACAAGGAGGAGGCCCAAAAGCGCAACCAGATGCGCCAGTTCCTGATGTGGATCATCATCGCCATCGTGCTCGGGTACTCCTTCCTGATCGCGGGTCAGATCCTGCTGGGTGGCGTGCTCGCCGTCCTGATCTACCTCGCCTTCAAGTACAGCTCCCGAAGTACCGACGCGATGATCCCGAACCTCCTGATCGATTCGTCCGACACCCAGACCGCGCCGTTCAAGGACGCGACCGGCGCGCACGCCGGCGCACTGCTGGGCGACGTCCGCCACGACCCGTTCCAGTCGGGCGGGATGGAGACGCCGAGCCACGACCGCGTGGAGTCGGGCGCGATCCACGAGGCCAACAAGGGCGTGCTGTTCATCGACGAGATGAACACGCTCGACATCCGGTCCCAGCAGAAGCTGATGACCGCGATCCAGGAGGGCGAGTTCTCGATCACCGGCCAGTCCGAACGCTCCTCGGGCGCGATGGTCCAGACCGAGCCCGTGCCGACGGACTTCATCATGATCGCGGCCGGGAACTTGGACGCGATGGAGAACATGCACCCGGCGCTGCGCTCGCGGATCAAGGGGTACGGCTACGAGGTGTACATGGACGACACCATCGAGGACGAGCCCGAGATGCGCCGGAAGTACGCCCGGTTCGTGGCCCAGGAGGTCGACAAGGACGGTCGGCTGCCCCACTTCACCCGCGAGGCGGTCGAGGAGATGATCCTCGAAGCCCAGCGCCGTGCGGGTCGGAAGGGCCACCTCACGCTCAAGATGCGTGACCTCGGTGGGCTCGTCAGAGTCGCGGGCGACATCGCCCGCGCGGCGGACAAGGAGTTCACCGAGCGCGAGGACGTGCTCCAGGCCAAGCGCCGGTCGCGCTCGATCGAACAGCAGCTCGCCGACAACTACATCGAGCGCCGGAAGGACTACGAGCTCTCGGTTTCGGAGGGCGACGTCGTCGGCCGCGTGAACGGGCTCGCGGTCATGGGCGACGACTCCGGGATCGTGCTGCCGGTGATGGCCGAGGTCACGCCATCCCAGGGTCCCGGCGGCGTGATCGCCACCGGGAAGCTCCAGGAGATCGCCGAGGAAGCAGTACAAAACGTCTCGGCGATCATCAAGAAGTTCTCGGACGAGAACATCTCCGAGAAGGACATCCACATCCAGTTCGTCCAGACCGGTCAGCAGGGTGTCGACGGCGACTCGGCCTCCATCACGGTGGCGGCGGCCGTCATCAGCGCGCTCGAAAACGCGCCGGTCAAGCAGAACGTCGCGATGACCGGCTCGCTCTCGGTTCGGGGTGACGTCCTCCCGGTCGGCGGGGTGACCCACAAGATCGAGGCGGCGGCGAAGACCGGCTACGATCAGGTCATCATCCCGAAGGCGAACGAGCAGGACGTGATGATCGAGGACGAGTACGAGGACATGATCGAGATCGTCCCGGTCAGCCACATCAGCGAGGTGCTCGAGGTCGCCCTCGCCGGCGAGGGCGAGGCCGACGGCCTCGTGGATCGCTTGAAATCGATCACGGGCCAGGCGCTCGAACGCCAGGTCGGGCAGAACACCGGCAGCCCCAGCCCGCAATAGTGCCCCGGTGGGCGGTCTTCGCCGGCGTGGCCGCCCTCGTGCTGTTTCTCTTGCTCGCGCTCGCGCGTGCTTCACAGTCGACGGTCGACGACAGTGACAGCACCGCCTCGACGGTCGACACCGCATCTCACCGGCGCACCGACGCCACGCTGCACGATGGCTCGACGCATCCGGAGAGCAACGGCGGGACGGCGGAGCCGATCGAGGGAGCGTCGGTTCGGCCGGACGGAGCCGTGCGATCGGGGTCGCTCTCGGCGGGCGCGCTGCTCGCGAACGTCGCGCTCTCGCAGGGTCTGTTCGCGGTCGTCCTGCTCGCCGCCGCGTGGTACGCCGAGATCCCGCTCGCCGCGCTCGGGGTGTCCGCGGCTCCGCTGAGCACCGGCCTGGCAGCGCTCGGCGTCGGGATCGCCGTGGGGCTCGGGCTCTACCTCGTCAACGAGCTCGGCACGCTCGGCGCGAACGCCGCCGGGATCGAGACGCCAGACGCGCTCCGGGAGCTACTGACGCCGGACTCGCGGTCGGGGTGGATCGTCCTCCTCGTTCTCGTCCTCCCGACGATCGCGATCTTCGAGGAGCTGCTGTTCCGGGCGGCGCTGGTCGGCGCGCTGTCGGCTGGGTTCGGACTCTCGCCGTGGCTGCTCGCCGTCCTCTCCTCGATCGCGTTCGCGCTCGGCCACGGCGCGCAGGGCACGGTCGGCATGGTCGCGACTGGGGGGCTGGGGTTCGTGCTCGCTGGCGCGTTCGTGCTGACCGGGAGCCTGGTGGTAGTTGTCGTTGCACATTACCTCGTCAACGCCTTGGAGTTCGTCGTTCACGAGGGGCTCGGCATCGAAGTAGCGTAGACAGATTCCCTGTGATCGTCGAGAGAGTCGCAAATTCGAAACGGCTATTTGTTCCTTTCTCGATCAAATTTCATGCTCGAATCCGTCGGAGATCCCTCACTACCGACGAGGCTGCTCGGGCTACTGTTGTTCGGCGTCGCTGCTGCACTTTCGGCTCGTGGCCACCGACGGTTGCAAGGGCTAGACGCTAATGAGGGGTCTCACGTCAAGCGACGGCGAAAGTGGGTCGCTCTGACGTTGCTCCTGACTGTGGCTCTCTTCGGATATATTCGTTTGTTTGACGTTCCGTACGCTGTAGTCGGGATTTATCCTCGGTCCATGGCTGCGAACCCGTTGCTGCTTGTCCCCGACCTCTTCCTTGGCACATTCCTCGGATTCGGTCTCTACGTTATCGGTTCAGGGCTAGGAGTCATAGTAAGCAGACTTGGGGACGAACCAGACAGGACGCAGCTTCGAGCGTCGGTTCCTCGATCAAGTACCGGTTGGATAGAGCTGTTCGTCGTTTCCATACCAGCGATCGCGGTAGCAGAAGAACTACTCTTCCGTAGCACAATCGGTGCGTTGTACGCTGGATACGGTGTATCACCGTGGATTTTCGTCGTGCTGACCTCGGTGCTGTTCGGTTTCAATCATCTCTACGAAGGGGGTGCTGTTGCAGTGTCGAACGGGATCGTCGGAGGCATGCTGGGCGCGATTTTCGTTCTCACTGGGAACGTGATCGTTCCCATCGCTGCTCACTACGCCAACAGCGCGACGCTGTATCTCGCCATCTACCAACAGCCCGAAGAGCTGTTCGATGAGGTTCCCCCGAGCCTGCGATAGGCGATATCCGAATCTTCTCTATAACCCCTCAAGCGACCGCAACCGCTGTTCGACCTTCGGCGGGCGGCGCTCGGGGCGTCGCGCACGCGGTGATCGGGGATCACGAGCGGGACGGGGTTCGTATCGAGCGCGGCCCGGACGCGGTCGCGGTCGTCCTCGTCGTCGGCGTCAATGTCGGGCACGCGGCGCGCGAGGCGTTCGACGGTGACCTGGCTGCCGTAGGGGATCTCTCGGACGGCGTCGAGCACCGCGCGCTGGTCGGTGGGGACGGTCAGCGCGCACTCGACGTCGTCGAAGTCGTCCTCGACGCCCTCCAGATAGTCGAAGATCCGATCGAGGAGGGCGTGATCGGACGCTGCCTCGCTCGCGAGGCTGCCCGGAAAGGAGACCGAGACCACGCGCCCGCTCGCGATCCCGACCTGAACACAGCGATCGAGGTACGACGACTCGCGGGCGTAGATGCCGGCCTCCTCGGTCATGGCGGAGATAGGGGTGTGCTGGCCTTTAACATTCGGCCATCCGGCCCGCGCGACGCAAGCCTTATGTACAGAACAGTCCTTCGATGTACAACTATGAACGAGAGCGAGGGGGTCGCCCCCGCGATCGAGTCGATCCTCGCCGCCGCACGCGAGCGCGAGGGTGGGGACGAGCGAGTAGCCGTCGACGCACGAGCACTGCCCGCGGCGCTCTCGGCGGCCGAAGCCGACGGACGAGTACCGGTCATCGCGGAGGTCAAACCCACGAGCCCGACGACCGACGGCCGGCGCGACGCCGATCCGGTCGACCTCGCCGAAGCGATGGTCGAGGGCGGCGCGGCGGCGCTCTCGGTGCTGACCGAACCCGCACACTTCGGCGGGTCGCCCGACGCGCTCCGCGAAGTCCGAGCGGCCGTCGACGTCCCGGTACTCCGGAAGGACTTCGTGCTGGAGGAGGCGCAGCTCGATACCGTCGAAGCCGACGCCGTCCTCCTGATCGCGCGCTTTCTCGACGACCTCGACGGGATGATCGCGGCGGCGCGCGAGCGCGGATTTCAGGCGCTGGTCGAGGTCCACACCGTGGCGGAACTCGATCGCGCGCTCGCGGCCGGCGCGGAGCTCGTCGGCGTGAACAACCGTGATCTCGCGCAGCTCGACGTCGATCTCTCGACGTTCGAGCAGGTCGCATCCGAGGCCCCGGACGACGTGACGCTGATCGCCGAAAGCGGTATCGGGAGTCCCGAGGACGCGGGGCGGATGCGCGAGGCGGGCGCGAACGGACTCCTGATCGGGAGCGCGATCATGGATGGCGACGTCGCGGCGAACACGCGGCGGCTCACGGGGGTGGCGGCGTGAGCGACGCGAGCGGGGACGAGGCGGGCGGAGTCGACACAAGTGATCACGGTGTGAGCGGGAAGTTCGGCGACTACGGCGGTCAGTACGTCCCCGAGGCGCTGATGCCCGCGATCGAAGAGCTGACCGACGCCTACGAGCGGTACGTCCTCAGGAATGAAGAGGGATTCATGGACGAGTTCCGCGAGCGCCTCCGCGAGTTCGGCGGGCGGCCGACGCCGCTCCAGCATGCCGAGCGGCTGAGCGAGCGCTACGACACCGAGGTGTACCTCAAGCGCGAGGATCTCCTCCACGGCGGCGCACACAAGCTGAACAACGCGCTCGGCCAGGTCCTGCTCGCGAAGTACATGGACAAGGAGCGAATCGTGGCCGAGACCGGGGCCGGCCAGCACGGCACCGCGACCGCGATGGCCGCCGCCCACCTCGATATGCCCTGCGAGGTCTACATGGGCGAGACCGACATCAACCGCCAGCGCCCCAACGTGTTCCGAATGCGGCTGAACGGTGCGGACGTCACCCCGGTCACGGCGGGCCGGGGCACCCTGAAGGAGGCCATCAACGAGACGATGCGCGACTGGGCGACCACCGTCGAGAACACCCACTACGTGCTCGGGAGCGTCGTCGGTCCACATCCGTTCCCCGTGATGGTTCGGGACTTTCAGGCTGTGATCTCCGAAGAGGCCAGACGGCAGGTTCGTGAGCAGACCGGCGAACTCCCCGACAGCGTGCTCGCGTGTGCGGGCGGTGGCTCGAACACGATGGGTGCGTTCGCGGCGTTCCTCGACGACGAAGACGTGTCGCTTCATGCGGTCGAGGCGGGCGGCTCGTCGCTCGCGGTCGACGAAGAACGTGGCGTCGCACCCAACTCCGCATCGCTTTCGACAGGAAATGAAGGTGTGCTCCACGGCGCGCGCACCCGACTCCTCCAGGACGACGACGGCCAGATCCTCGAATCCCACTCGGTCTCGGCGGGGCTCGATTATGCAGGAGTTGGCCCCGAACTGGCGCATCTCGTGGAGTCCGGGCGCGTCCGGGCAGTCAACGTCGACGACGACGCCGCGCTCGCGGCGTTCCACCGACTCTCCAGCACGGAGGGAATCATCCCGGCGCTCGAAAGCGCCCACGCGCTCGCCTATCTCGAACGCGTGGCCGGGCCGTCGAGCCCGGCCACGGAGGGGTCGAGCGGGGAACCGCGAGACGAGGCCCACGACGACCTCGGCGACATAGTGATTGTGAACGTCTCCGGGCGGGGCGACAAGGACCTCGAAACGGTGATCGAGGAGACCGACCGACGCGAGATTCCGGAAGCGCCCGAAATGGACGTCTTCACGGAGGGACTCTGATGGACGCCATCGAGGCGGCCTTTGCGGACGGCCCGGCGTTCGTGCCGTACCTCGCGGCGGGCGATCCCGACTACGACGCCTCGCTCGAATACGTCGCAGCGCTCGCGCGCGGCGGGGCCGACGTGATCGAACTCGGCCTCCCCTTCTCCGAGCCCGTCGCCGAGGGCCCGACGATCCAGGCGGCCGTCAACCGCTCGCTCGACGCCGGGATGACCCCGGATCGCTTCTTCGCGTTCGTCGAAGAACTCGACGTGGACGTGCCGCTGGTCTGTATGACCTACTACAATCTGATCTACCGATACGGCGGCGAGGACGCAGAACGCCCCCGAGCGTTCGTCGAGCGCGCTGCCGCAGCGGGGATCGAGGGGTTCGTGGTGCCCGACCTGCCGGCGGAGGAGGCCGACCCGCTCCGGGAAGCGTGCGACGAGTTCGGCTGCGATCTCGTGTTCATCGTCGCGCCCACGACCCAAGGCGAGCGCCTCGATCGGATCATGGCGCGGGTCTCGGGCTACGTCTACGTCCAGGCACGCCTCGGCGTGACCGGCGCGAAGGCCGACGTCTCGACACAGACGGGCCAGAGCCTCGATCGGCTCGCGGAGTGGGGAGTTCCGAAGGCGGTCGGGTTCGGGATCTCGTCGGGCGAGCAGGCGGGCGAGGTGGTCGCAGCGGGCGCGGACGGCGTGATCGTCGGGAGCGCGCTCGTCGACATCGTGGCCGAGGGTCACGAGGCGGGCGACGACGCCGCGACCGTTGCCGAGCGACTCGAAACGAAAGCCCGCGAACTCAAAGAGGGGGCGGTCGCAGGCGCGCAACGCACGCCGCGACCGGAACGGACATAACCGCCGTGGCATCGAATACCAGTATGAACCCCGGCACGCAGGCACGACTCGATCGGATCGGTACGGATGGGCGGTACCTCACGGTCCCGATGGACCACGGCATCACGCTCGGAGCCGTCGACGGGCTGAAGCGAATCGAGGACACGATCGACGCGGTGACACGCGGCGGCGCGGACGCGGTCCTGACACAGAAGGGAATCGCGCCGCGGGTCCACCCGAACAAGAACGGTGCGGGCTACGTGATCCATCTGAACGGCTCGACCGCGACCGGCCCGGACACCAACGACAAGCGGCGGACGGGCACGGTCGAGGAGGCGATCCGGGCGGGCGCGGACGCGGTCTCCTTTCACATCAACGTCGGCAGCGATTCCGAACCCGAACAGATCGAGGATCTCGCACGACTGACCGAACGCGCGCGCGAGTTCGGCATCCCGGTGCTCGCGATGACGTACGCCCGCGGGCCAGGCGTCGACGAGGCCGATCCCGAACGCCTCGGCCACGCGGTCCGGCTGGGCGAAGAGTTGGGTGCCGACGTGGTGAAGACCGGCTACTCGGGCGACAGCGAGAGCTTCGAACACGTCGTCGAGTCGACCCGACTCCCGGTGGTGATCGCGGGCGGCGAGCCCGAGGGCGATCACGCGACGCTCGACGCCGTTCGGGGCGCGATGGACGCGGGCGCGGCCGGCGTCTCGATGGGGCGGACGATCTTCCAGCACGACGATCCCGAGGCGATCACCCGTGCGGTCGCGGGCGTCGTCCACGACGACCTCCCGGCCGACGACGCACTCGATCGTGCCGGGCTCGCGGTCGAGGCCTAAGCGGGGAGCACACGCCCCTGTCAGTGACGGTGCGGCGACTCGACGGAAATCGAATCAGTCCCCGAGAAATCGGTTCAGCTCGCTGAATTCGTCGGCGGAGAGAACGACTTCGGTAGCGAACGCATCGAACCGTTCGAAGTCGTCGTCGATCGTCACCACGGTGTTCACCCCTTCGACGATCGCTACCTGTGCGTAGTACCCGTCCCAGCCACCGACATTCGTTTCACTCGCCCGAGAAAATCCGTCCCGAACGATGTCTTCGGATAGCCCGTCGTGCCAGTGGATTCGCCTTGCGTCCATGAAGTTCCGGAGGAGTCGTGAGGCGTCCGCGTTCGAGCGCCCGTAGTACGTCGTCAGGACGGTGTGCGCACCCAACAGTGCGGGATACGGGACGACGGCATCGATCTCGCCGGCGATGGCAGCCCGGACGTAGGAGAGCGCAGCATCACGAACGGGGGCCTCCGTGTGTGCGAGGGCAATGACGCCGACATCGAACAGATATGGACCGCCAGCGTCACTCATCGCCGGTTTTCTCCGCGCCGCTCCGCACAGCAGCCCTGTGCTTCCGAGCAATCGGGTCGACTGCGTCGTCGAGCGGCGTCGTCTCCCCACGCTCCGATGCCGTTTCTCCGATGAGTTGTTCCATGCGGTCGATGATTTGCTCGGGGTCGTCTTCGGGCTCGACGATCGCTTTCCCGTCTTCCTCGCGGACGTCCACTTCCGTACCGGGGGTGATGCCGAGTCGCTCTCGCACCTCCTTCGGGAGGACGATCCGCCCTTTCGAATCCAGCGTCGCCATGTTCCCACTGAAGGTGGGAACAAAGATAACCGTTTCGTCCACACTGGTGGTTCTAGCCTTTGTTTCAAACGACCGAGCGCGTCGTCTACTGCTACGGGACGACTCAGAGCACGTCGCCGAGATCGTGGAGGCTGTCGAAGACGTAATGGGGGTCGTGATCGTCGCCGTCGCTGCGGTCGTCACGGTCACCCGTGACCGGGAACCACGCCGCCCGGAGGCCGGCGGCCCGCGCGCCCGCCACGTCGTGACGCAGCGAGTTCCCCACGTACAGCGTCCGCTCGGGCTCCGCGTCGAGGGCGGTCAATGCCTGGTCGAACGGCTCGGTGGCGGGCTTTGGAGGGGTCATTTCACCGGCGTAGACGTGGGTCTCGAAGGCGTCGTGGATGTCGAGCGCGTCGAGCTTTTGCTGCTGGGTCGCCCGCCCGCCGTTCGTGATCAGACCGACGCGGCCGTGCTCACGAGCGCGCTCCAGCGCCGCTTGCGCGCCGGGGCGAAAGGCGACGTCGGTGTGATCGGTCGCGTCGTCGTACGCCCGCGCGAGCACGCCCGGACTGTCGATCCCACCGTCGTGGCGCTCGCCCGCGACGCGGAAGGTCTTCGTCAGGAAGTCGATGTCGTCGTCGGCGTCCTCGACCCCGTCGGCGGCGGCCCAGAGCTGGGTCGGCTCACAGAACTGCTCGACGCCCGCGTCGTCGAACGCGGTCGCGAGGACGACGTCGGGGTTCTGGTTGTACGTCAGCAGCGTGCCGTCGAGATCGAAACAGATCGCCGAGATCGGGGGTGTCGTCACTGCCGGCCGTTGGCGAGCGGCGGCGATAAGCGTTCGGCCGCGGCGTCGGTCCGTGAGCCCGTCGGAAGCCCGCTGGTGGTTTCGCCACGTTCAAGCCGCCCCGCACCGAGCGCCACGCTATGACACGTTCCGTCTGGCTCAAGGCCGACGACGCGGTGGGCGACTGGGAGCAACGAAAGAAACGGATCACCGCGGGGCTCGAAGCCGGCGTCGACTGGGTTCTCGTCGACGAGGACGACGTCTCGCGGGTTCGGGATCTCGGACGGGTGTCGGTCGCGGCGTTCGAAACCGCCGGCCCGGACGTCATC
This portion of the Halococcus agarilyticus genome encodes:
- the lonB gene encoding ATP-dependent protease LonB, with the translated sequence MSNDTDTDDAFPTEHDPDPDPGSGSEPGDDESIPLGEELGSDVEVEAEIDEDAEDGLLGGLKIETTADIEIPDRLVDQVIGQDHARDVVMKAAKQRRHVMMIGTPGTGKSMLAKAMSQLLPKEDLQDVLVYHNPDDGNEPKVRTVPGGKGQQIIEAHKEEAQKRNQMRQFLMWIIIAIVLGYSFLIAGQILLGGVLAVLIYLAFKYSSRSTDAMIPNLLIDSSDTQTAPFKDATGAHAGALLGDVRHDPFQSGGMETPSHDRVESGAIHEANKGVLFIDEMNTLDIRSQQKLMTAIQEGEFSITGQSERSSGAMVQTEPVPTDFIMIAAGNLDAMENMHPALRSRIKGYGYEVYMDDTIEDEPEMRRKYARFVAQEVDKDGRLPHFTREAVEEMILEAQRRAGRKGHLTLKMRDLGGLVRVAGDIARAADKEFTEREDVLQAKRRSRSIEQQLADNYIERRKDYELSVSEGDVVGRVNGLAVMGDDSGIVLPVMAEVTPSQGPGGVIATGKLQEIAEEAVQNVSAIIKKFSDENISEKDIHIQFVQTGQQGVDGDSASITVAAAVISALENAPVKQNVAMTGSLSVRGDVLPVGGVTHKIEAAAKTGYDQVIIPKANEQDVMIEDEYEDMIEIVPVSHISEVLEVALAGEGEADGLVDRLKSITGQALERQVGQNTGSPSPQ
- a CDS encoding CPBP family intramembrane glutamic endopeptidase — its product is MPRWAVFAGVAALVLFLLLALARASQSTVDDSDSTASTVDTASHRRTDATLHDGSTHPESNGGTAEPIEGASVRPDGAVRSGSLSAGALLANVALSQGLFAVVLLAAAWYAEIPLAALGVSAAPLSTGLAALGVGIAVGLGLYLVNELGTLGANAAGIETPDALRELLTPDSRSGWIVLLVLVLPTIAIFEELLFRAALVGALSAGFGLSPWLLAVLSSIAFALGHGAQGTVGMVATGGLGFVLAGAFVLTGSLVVVVVAHYLVNALEFVVHEGLGIEVA
- a CDS encoding CPBP family intramembrane glutamic endopeptidase → MLESVGDPSLPTRLLGLLLFGVAAALSARGHRRLQGLDANEGSHVKRRRKWVALTLLLTVALFGYIRLFDVPYAVVGIYPRSMAANPLLLVPDLFLGTFLGFGLYVIGSGLGVIVSRLGDEPDRTQLRASVPRSSTGWIELFVVSIPAIAVAEELLFRSTIGALYAGYGVSPWIFVVLTSVLFGFNHLYEGGAVAVSNGIVGGMLGAIFVLTGNVIVPIAAHYANSATLYLAIYQQPEELFDEVPPSLR
- the trpC gene encoding indole-3-glycerol phosphate synthase → MNESEGVAPAIESILAAAREREGGDERVAVDARALPAALSAAEADGRVPVIAEVKPTSPTTDGRRDADPVDLAEAMVEGGAAALSVLTEPAHFGGSPDALREVRAAVDVPVLRKDFVLEEAQLDTVEADAVLLIARFLDDLDGMIAAARERGFQALVEVHTVAELDRALAAGAELVGVNNRDLAQLDVDLSTFEQVASEAPDDVTLIAESGIGSPEDAGRMREAGANGLLIGSAIMDGDVAANTRRLTGVAA
- the trpB gene encoding tryptophan synthase subunit beta, with the protein product MPAIEELTDAYERYVLRNEEGFMDEFRERLREFGGRPTPLQHAERLSERYDTEVYLKREDLLHGGAHKLNNALGQVLLAKYMDKERIVAETGAGQHGTATAMAAAHLDMPCEVYMGETDINRQRPNVFRMRLNGADVTPVTAGRGTLKEAINETMRDWATTVENTHYVLGSVVGPHPFPVMVRDFQAVISEEARRQVREQTGELPDSVLACAGGGSNTMGAFAAFLDDEDVSLHAVEAGGSSLAVDEERGVAPNSASLSTGNEGVLHGARTRLLQDDDGQILESHSVSAGLDYAGVGPELAHLVESGRVRAVNVDDDAALAAFHRLSSTEGIIPALESAHALAYLERVAGPSSPATEGSSGEPRDEAHDDLGDIVIVNVSGRGDKDLETVIEETDRREIPEAPEMDVFTEGL
- the trpA gene encoding tryptophan synthase subunit alpha, producing MDAIEAAFADGPAFVPYLAAGDPDYDASLEYVAALARGGADVIELGLPFSEPVAEGPTIQAAVNRSLDAGMTPDRFFAFVEELDVDVPLVCMTYYNLIYRYGGEDAERPRAFVERAAAAGIEGFVVPDLPAEEADPLREACDEFGCDLVFIVAPTTQGERLDRIMARVSGYVYVQARLGVTGAKADVSTQTGQSLDRLAEWGVPKAVGFGISSGEQAGEVVAAGADGVIVGSALVDIVAEGHEAGDDAATVAERLETKARELKEGAVAGAQRTPRPERT
- a CDS encoding 2-amino-3,7-dideoxy-D-threo-hept-6-ulosonate synthase, translating into MNPGTQARLDRIGTDGRYLTVPMDHGITLGAVDGLKRIEDTIDAVTRGGADAVLTQKGIAPRVHPNKNGAGYVIHLNGSTATGPDTNDKRRTGTVEEAIRAGADAVSFHINVGSDSEPEQIEDLARLTERAREFGIPVLAMTYARGPGVDEADPERLGHAVRLGEELGADVVKTGYSGDSESFEHVVESTRLPVVIAGGEPEGDHATLDAVRGAMDAGAAGVSMGRTIFQHDDPEAITRAVAGVVHDDLPADDALDRAGLAVEA
- a CDS encoding type II toxin-antitoxin system VapC family toxin, producing the protein MSDAGGPYLFDVGVIALAHTEAPVRDAALSYVRAAIAGEIDAVVPYPALLGAHTVLTTYYGRSNADASRLLRNFMDARRIHWHDGLSEDIVRDGFSRASETNVGGWDGYYAQVAIVEGVNTVVTIDDDFERFDAFATEVVLSADEFSELNRFLGD
- a CDS encoding AbrB/MazE/SpoVT family DNA-binding domain-containing protein, with the protein product MATLDSKGRIVLPKEVRERLGITPGTEVDVREEDGKAIVEPEDDPEQIIDRMEQLIGETASERGETTPLDDAVDPIARKHRAAVRSGAEKTGDE
- a CDS encoding HAD family hydrolase — protein: MTTPPISAICFDLDGTLLTYNQNPDVVLATAFDDAGVEQFCEPTQLWAAADGVEDADDDIDFLTKTFRVAGERHDGGIDSPGVLARAYDDATDHTDVAFRPGAQAALERAREHGRVGLITNGGRATQQQKLDALDIHDAFETHVYAGEMTPPKPATEPFDQALTALDAEPERTLYVGNSLRHDVAGARAAGLRAAWFPVTGDRDDRSDGDDHDPHYVFDSLHDLGDVL